The genomic window CTCCTCACCCTCAGCGGCGAGCTCGTCCCCGGCACCCGGCTCCCCGACGCGATCCCGGTGGAGGGCGTCGCTTTCGCCATCGCGGGCAACCCGGGGCCGGATGAGGTGGTGGAAGCGCTCACCACAGGCAAGCGCCGCGAAGGATAAACAGCCTCACACAGAGAACACAGAGAGAACTGAAAGCCACAGAGAAAACCTCCTGCAGTTCTCTCTGTGGCTCTGTGCCTCTGTGTGAGGCCAGCAGTTCAGTCGAACTCGGTCGGGATCGTGGGGTCGCGCATGTGCTGGAAGCAGAGCGCGATCTGCGGCTCGTTGATGCGTCCCAACGAGAGCGGCGGGAGGGCGTCTTCGGGGAAGAAGGCGACCTCGTCCGTTTCGATGCTGGTGGTGGCCACGCCGCCCACCAGCTCGCACAGGAAGAGCAGTTTGTAGACGTGGTAGGGCCGCGGCGGGTGCCCGTTGCGGCTGCCGTCGTGCAGCGCCACCAGGTGCGTGGCGCGCACGGTGAGCCCCGCCTCTTCCAGCACCTCGCGCTCCACGCACTGCGCCGGCTTGTCCCCCACGTCCGCCCACCCCCCGGGGAGCGCCCAGCGGCCGTCCGAGCGCTCCCTCACCAGCAGGATCTCGCCGCCGCGGAAGACGGCGGCGCGCACGTCCACCTTGGGCGTCGCGTATCCTTCCTCCATCGCCCACAAACCCAGCACGTGCTCCGGCGTCGTGTCGCCGTACGCGGCCATCATCGCGGCGGCGATCGTCTTCAGCTCGGCGTAGCGCTCGCGGTCGAAGACGCCCTCGGTGTACGCGGAGCCGTTCTGCGCCAGCGCGTGGATGCGGCGCGCCCATCGAAGCCAGTCGGGGTCCATAACCACACCGATCGGGGAGCGGTAAGGTGAGCGGCACAAGCTAGCATGGCCGTACACTTCTTGCATCGCGAAATTTCGGTTGCCGGAAGCGCGTACGTGCGGAATCGACGTGCCGTGCCCATCCACCCGCGCCACACGCACTTCCCCTCCGCCCGGCGTCCCGCGCCGGGTTCCCTCCACCCCTGCCCGGAGGTGCGTATGGCGTCAGCCCCCTCATTCACAACGGACCGCATCCGCAACGTGGTGGTGGTCGGCCACGGCGGGGCGGGGAAGACGACGCTGATCGATGCCTGCTGCCACGCATCCGGCGCCACCCGCCGCCACGGCTCCGCCGCCGACGGCACGGCGCTCACCATGTTCACCCCCGAAGAGATCGCCCACGGCTGCTCCATGAACACGTCGGTGGCCCACGCCACCTGGCTGGACGCCAAGGTCAACTTCATCGACACCCCGGGCTACCTGGATTTCCTTGGCGAGGCGCGCGCCGGCGTGCGCGTGGCCGATGGCGCCCTCGTCGTCCTCTCCGCCCCCGGCGGCGTGGAGGTGGGCACCGAGCGCGCGTGGGAGATGATCGCCGAGCGCGAGCTCCCCGCCATCCTCTTCGTGTCGATGATGGACCGCGCCAATGCGGACTTCGAGCGGGTGTACCAGGACGTGCGCGAGCACCTCACGCCCAAGGCGATCCCCGTGGAGGTGCCCATCGGCAGCGGCGAGAGCTTCCGCGGCATCGTCAACCTCTTCTCGGACCGTGCGCACTTCTACACGCCGGGCACGCAGACCGGCGAGTACGAGGAGGGCGACATCCCCGCCGAGCTGCAGGCCACGGTCGACCGCTACTACGCCGAGCTGATCGAGACCATCGCGGCCACCGACGACACGCTGCTGGAGCACTACCTGGAAGGCGACACCATCACCCGCGACGAGGCGATCCACGCCCTCAAGCAGGCGATGCTGCGCGGCGAGCTGTACCCGCTCTTCTGCGGCGCGCCCACGCTCACGTACGGCATCCGCGCGCTCCTCACCAAGGTGGTGGAGCTCCTCCCCTCGCCGCAGGAGCGCCCGGCCGAGATCGCCGAGGGGCGCGGCGGGACGACGGTGGAGCTGCGCGGCCTGAACTCGGACCCCTTCTGCGCCCTGGTCTTCAAAACGACCAGCGAGCCGCACGTGGGCGAGCTCTCCTTCTTCCGCGTCTTCGGCGGTTCGGTGAGGAACGGCGACGAGGTGGGGAACGCGACGCGCGACAAGCTGGAGAAGCTGTCGCACCTTTCCGTGCCGCAGGGGCGCGACCGCTTGGAGGTGGACGAGCTGCGCGCCGGCGACATCGGCGTCGTCGCCAAGCTGCGCGACACGCACACCAACGACACCCTCTCCGCCCCCGCGCATCCCCTGATCCTGGAAGGGGTTCGCTTCCCCGAGCC from Longimicrobium sp. includes these protein-coding regions:
- a CDS encoding NUDIX hydrolase, whose product is MDPDWLRWARRIHALAQNGSAYTEGVFDRERYAELKTIAAAMMAAYGDTTPEHVLGLWAMEEGYATPKVDVRAAVFRGGEILLVRERSDGRWALPGGWADVGDKPAQCVEREVLEEAGLTVRATHLVALHDGSRNGHPPRPYHVYKLLFLCELVGGVATTSIETDEVAFFPEDALPPLSLGRINEPQIALCFQHMRDPTIPTEFD
- the fusA gene encoding elongation factor G yields the protein MASAPSFTTDRIRNVVVVGHGGAGKTTLIDACCHASGATRRHGSAADGTALTMFTPEEIAHGCSMNTSVAHATWLDAKVNFIDTPGYLDFLGEARAGVRVADGALVVLSAPGGVEVGTERAWEMIAERELPAILFVSMMDRANADFERVYQDVREHLTPKAIPVEVPIGSGESFRGIVNLFSDRAHFYTPGTQTGEYEEGDIPAELQATVDRYYAELIETIAATDDTLLEHYLEGDTITRDEAIHALKQAMLRGELYPLFCGAPTLTYGIRALLTKVVELLPSPQERPAEIAEGRGGTTVELRGLNSDPFCALVFKTTSEPHVGELSFFRVFGGSVRNGDEVGNATRDKLEKLSHLSVPQGRDRLEVDELRAGDIGVVAKLRDTHTNDTLSAPAHPLILEGVRFPEPDIAIAVESATRGDEDKLSVGLHKLHEEDPCFSAEYNPELGQTIARGLGELHLEVQLERLKRKTGVSVIVRAPRIPYRETIRAVSEGHGRHKKQTGGRGQFGDAHVRIKPLSRGDGYRFTDAVVGGVIPGKYIPAVDKGVQEAAVRGVLAGFPVVDFEAEVFFGSYHTVDSSEAAFKVAGSLAFQEAASRAEPVILEPVMAVEVITPDEFLGDVIGDLNQRRGHILGIEPAGRAQRLRAIVPQAELYKYSTALRSLTQGRATHTRAFHAYEEVPAHEVPKLVEATKKEREELLAAR